A DNA window from Drosophila pseudoobscura strain MV-25-SWS-2005 chromosome 2, UCI_Dpse_MV25, whole genome shotgun sequence contains the following coding sequences:
- the Epp gene encoding protein UBASH3A homolog isoform X1, giving the protein MATLPPRKSQTPTRICISKQHLTPLQTLLQMGFPRHRAEKALASTGNRGVQIASDWLLAHVNDASLDECAPREYIIYACPTGPFLQQLEEFWSKSRQMCGWNGAHNYVPHITLVSFFKAPDECSLQLSKALKQVVDMTGALLDRPLKLEPYMSQNFMGFFVAEEDANYLKRLALQYVKEVSNSIISDTYEQLDAIVACFPWCGAVSSGTRCIPRSSRSISLEPHVKSLHLTLAYQFPQAQFNALKALVETLDAGCASNWELRLYSRDPRLATKQVQKVVYPHNPHETDELELRIGDYIYLNSDVVDSSSDGWAEGISWLTGSTGHLPVNYTERTAESDAWTLHRVVQLSKSVASSLTSAEDLDIVDGRSISTEPEERQRLSTTHPEIIEGSSFEDSEQSVEKYLRQTLKPCLELPSVQLLNSQNLSHQLNPHTPTIEITTNMSSCSTSMSKQVVDEILVEPLAAQPPRPDDTLSVHSDHSMHPCSLDASQTKNRKVYIMRHGERVDFTFGTWIPYCFDEFGNYMRKDLNMPKTLPRRKNSPEGWQNDSPLTNVGVFQANLIGQALLEAHVQVDHVYCSPSYRCIQTCTSALEGLQQGGQHKIKLEPGLFEWMAWYPSGVPDWLTKNELIEAKYNIDLEYEPVQPSGELTASLKESTEQFYTRNHDVLLQLLERTTGNILVVAHATTLDTCSRQLTGGAPRSTNELRQVIHKIPYCSLATVEQVDGVWKLVEPECLPVTHSKNPRFEWNALATT; this is encoded by the exons ATGGCAACGCTTCCACCCCGTAAGAGTCAGACGCCAACACGGATCTGCATCTCCAAGCAGCATTTGACGCCGCTTCAGACATTGCTCCAAATGGGATTTCCACGGCACAGAGC ggAGAAAGCTTTGGCGTCGACGGGAAACCGAGGTGTGCAAATCGCTTCCGACTGGCTGTTGGCCCATGTGAATGATGCCTCTTTGGATGAGTGCGCCCCACGCGAATACATCATATATGCATGTCCCACGGGACCTttcctgcagcagctggaggagttcTGGTCAAAATCGCGCCAAATGTGCGGCTGGAATGGTGCCCACAACTACGTGCCCCACATCACACTTGTGTCTTTCTTTAAG GCACCGGACGAATGCTCGCTGCAGCTTTCAAAGGCTCTGAAGCAGGTGGTCGACATGACGGGGGCCCTACTGGATCGCCCTCTCAAGCTAGAGCCGTATATGAGCCAGAACTTCATGGGCTTCTTTGTGGCCGAAGAGGATGCCAACTATCTCAAGCGTCTGGCTCTGCAATACGTCAAGGAGGTGTCCAACTCAA TCATTAGCGATACCTATGAGCAGCTGGACGCCATTGTGGCCTGTTTCCCCTGGTGCGGAGCGGTCTCCTCGGGCACCCGCTGCATACCACGCAGCAGTCGAT CCATCTCACTCGAGCCCCACGTAAAGAGCCTGCACCTGACGCTCGCCTATCAGTTCCCGCAGGCACAATTCAATGCACTGAAAGCACTCGTGGAAACACTAGACGCCGGCTGTGCCTCCAATTGGGAACTGCGCCTGTACTCCCGCGACCCACGACTCGCCACCAAACAA GTCCAGAAAGTCGTCTATCCGCACAATCCTCACGAGACCGATGAGCTAGAGCTGCGGATTGGCGACTACATCTACTTGAACAGTGACGTTGTCGACAGCTCAAGTGACGGCTGGGCCGAGGGAATCTCCTGGCTCACGGGCAGCACGGGTCACCTGCCCGTTAACTACACCGAACGCACTGCCGAGTCAGACGCCTGGACCCTGCATCGCGTTGTCCAGCTGTCTAAGAGTGTGGCCTCTTCGCTTACATCTGCCGAAGATCTGGACATTGTGGACGGGCGCAGTATATCCACAGAACCCGAGGAACGTCAGCGGCTGA gtACAACCCATCCCGAGATTATAGAGGGCTCATCCTTTGAAGATTCAGAGCAGAGTGTCGAGAAATACTTGCGACAGACACTGAAACCGTGCCTGGAACTGCCATCAGTTCAATTGCTCAATAGCCAGAACTTGAGCCATCAGCTAaatccacacacacccacgaTTGAGATTACGACCAATATGTCTTCCTGCTCTACATCGATGTCCAAGCAGGTGGTGGACGAGATCCTTGTAGAACCACTGGCAGCGCAGCCACCGCGTCCCGATGACACGCTCAGCGTCCACTCGGATCACTCGATGCATCCGTGTTCGCTGGATGCCTCACAGACAAAGAACCGCAAAGTGTACATCATGCGACATGGCGAGCGAGTGGACTTTACATTCGGTACTTGGATACCCTACTGCTTCGATGAGTTTGGCAATTACATGAGGAAGGACCTTAATATGCCCAAGACCCTTCCACGTCGCAAGAACAGCCCCGAGGGCTGGCAGAACGACTCCCCGCTGACCAATGTGGGTGTATTTCAGGCAAACCTCATCGGCCAGGCTCTGCTGGAGGCTCACGTTCAGGTCGATCATGTCTACTGCTCGCCCTCATATCGCTGCATTCAGACCTGCACCAGTGCCCTGGAAGGCCTCCAGCAGGGCGGACAGCACAAGATCAAGCTGGAGCCGGGTCTGTTTGAGTGGATGGCCTGGTACCCCAGCGGTGTTCCCGACTGGCTGACCAAGAATGAACTAATTGAGGCCAAGTACAACATCGATTTGGAGTATGAGCCCGTGCAGCCCTCAGGGGAGCTTACCGCCAGTCTCAAGGAGTCCACAGAGCAGTTTTATACCCGTAATCACGACGTTCTGTTGCAGCTATTGGAGCGCACAA CTGGTAATATCCTTGTAGTGGCTCATGCAACGACATTGGACACCTGCTCTCGCCAGTTGACCGGTGGAGCTCCTCGGAGCACCAACGAACTGCGTCAGGTTATACACAAGATCCCCTACTGCAGTCTGGCAACCGTGGAGCAGGTTGATGGCGTCTGGAAGCTGGTGGAGCCCGAGTGCCTGCCGGTGACACACTCGAAAAACCCGCGCTTCGAGTGGAATGCCTTGGCGACCACCTAG
- the Epp gene encoding protein UBASH3A homolog isoform X2, whose product MATLPPRKSQTPTRICISKQHLTPLQTLLQMGFPRHRAEKALASTGNRGVQIASDWLLAHVNDASLDECAPREYIIYACPTGPFLQQLEEFWSKSRQMCGWNGAHNYVPHITLVSFFKAPDECSLQLSKALKQVVDMTGALLDRPLKLEPYMSQNFMGFFVAEEDANYLKRLALQYVKEVSNSTISLEPHVKSLHLTLAYQFPQAQFNALKALVETLDAGCASNWELRLYSRDPRLATKQVQKVVYPHNPHETDELELRIGDYIYLNSDVVDSSSDGWAEGISWLTGSTGHLPVNYTERTAESDAWTLHRVVQLSKSVASSLTSAEDLDIVDGRSISTEPEERQRLSTTHPEIIEGSSFEDSEQSVEKYLRQTLKPCLELPSVQLLNSQNLSHQLNPHTPTIEITTNMSSCSTSMSKQVVDEILVEPLAAQPPRPDDTLSVHSDHSMHPCSLDASQTKNRKVYIMRHGERVDFTFGTWIPYCFDEFGNYMRKDLNMPKTLPRRKNSPEGWQNDSPLTNVGVFQANLIGQALLEAHVQVDHVYCSPSYRCIQTCTSALEGLQQGGQHKIKLEPGLFEWMAWYPSGVPDWLTKNELIEAKYNIDLEYEPVQPSGELTASLKESTEQFYTRNHDVLLQLLERTTGNILVVAHATTLDTCSRQLTGGAPRSTNELRQVIHKIPYCSLATVEQVDGVWKLVEPECLPVTHSKNPRFEWNALATT is encoded by the exons ATGGCAACGCTTCCACCCCGTAAGAGTCAGACGCCAACACGGATCTGCATCTCCAAGCAGCATTTGACGCCGCTTCAGACATTGCTCCAAATGGGATTTCCACGGCACAGAGC ggAGAAAGCTTTGGCGTCGACGGGAAACCGAGGTGTGCAAATCGCTTCCGACTGGCTGTTGGCCCATGTGAATGATGCCTCTTTGGATGAGTGCGCCCCACGCGAATACATCATATATGCATGTCCCACGGGACCTttcctgcagcagctggaggagttcTGGTCAAAATCGCGCCAAATGTGCGGCTGGAATGGTGCCCACAACTACGTGCCCCACATCACACTTGTGTCTTTCTTTAAG GCACCGGACGAATGCTCGCTGCAGCTTTCAAAGGCTCTGAAGCAGGTGGTCGACATGACGGGGGCCCTACTGGATCGCCCTCTCAAGCTAGAGCCGTATATGAGCCAGAACTTCATGGGCTTCTTTGTGGCCGAAGAGGATGCCAACTATCTCAAGCGTCTGGCTCTGCAATACGTCAAGGAGGTGTCCAACTCAA CCATCTCACTCGAGCCCCACGTAAAGAGCCTGCACCTGACGCTCGCCTATCAGTTCCCGCAGGCACAATTCAATGCACTGAAAGCACTCGTGGAAACACTAGACGCCGGCTGTGCCTCCAATTGGGAACTGCGCCTGTACTCCCGCGACCCACGACTCGCCACCAAACAA GTCCAGAAAGTCGTCTATCCGCACAATCCTCACGAGACCGATGAGCTAGAGCTGCGGATTGGCGACTACATCTACTTGAACAGTGACGTTGTCGACAGCTCAAGTGACGGCTGGGCCGAGGGAATCTCCTGGCTCACGGGCAGCACGGGTCACCTGCCCGTTAACTACACCGAACGCACTGCCGAGTCAGACGCCTGGACCCTGCATCGCGTTGTCCAGCTGTCTAAGAGTGTGGCCTCTTCGCTTACATCTGCCGAAGATCTGGACATTGTGGACGGGCGCAGTATATCCACAGAACCCGAGGAACGTCAGCGGCTGA gtACAACCCATCCCGAGATTATAGAGGGCTCATCCTTTGAAGATTCAGAGCAGAGTGTCGAGAAATACTTGCGACAGACACTGAAACCGTGCCTGGAACTGCCATCAGTTCAATTGCTCAATAGCCAGAACTTGAGCCATCAGCTAaatccacacacacccacgaTTGAGATTACGACCAATATGTCTTCCTGCTCTACATCGATGTCCAAGCAGGTGGTGGACGAGATCCTTGTAGAACCACTGGCAGCGCAGCCACCGCGTCCCGATGACACGCTCAGCGTCCACTCGGATCACTCGATGCATCCGTGTTCGCTGGATGCCTCACAGACAAAGAACCGCAAAGTGTACATCATGCGACATGGCGAGCGAGTGGACTTTACATTCGGTACTTGGATACCCTACTGCTTCGATGAGTTTGGCAATTACATGAGGAAGGACCTTAATATGCCCAAGACCCTTCCACGTCGCAAGAACAGCCCCGAGGGCTGGCAGAACGACTCCCCGCTGACCAATGTGGGTGTATTTCAGGCAAACCTCATCGGCCAGGCTCTGCTGGAGGCTCACGTTCAGGTCGATCATGTCTACTGCTCGCCCTCATATCGCTGCATTCAGACCTGCACCAGTGCCCTGGAAGGCCTCCAGCAGGGCGGACAGCACAAGATCAAGCTGGAGCCGGGTCTGTTTGAGTGGATGGCCTGGTACCCCAGCGGTGTTCCCGACTGGCTGACCAAGAATGAACTAATTGAGGCCAAGTACAACATCGATTTGGAGTATGAGCCCGTGCAGCCCTCAGGGGAGCTTACCGCCAGTCTCAAGGAGTCCACAGAGCAGTTTTATACCCGTAATCACGACGTTCTGTTGCAGCTATTGGAGCGCACAA CTGGTAATATCCTTGTAGTGGCTCATGCAACGACATTGGACACCTGCTCTCGCCAGTTGACCGGTGGAGCTCCTCGGAGCACCAACGAACTGCGTCAGGTTATACACAAGATCCCCTACTGCAGTCTGGCAACCGTGGAGCAGGTTGATGGCGTCTGGAAGCTGGTGGAGCCCGAGTGCCTGCCGGTGACACACTCGAAAAACCCGCGCTTCGAGTGGAATGCCTTGGCGACCACCTAG
- the LOC13036426 gene encoding uncharacterized protein gives MKLALVEDKAMGKEEINDSVSMVLDMVGIHGYSNRLMCILSDGCPANLLAKVTAAREYAVSKLMGHGVPNGAHGSPGPHYKGGGKVEVAGSPCLLLSGDILHHIALAQ, from the exons ATGAAGCTG GCCTTGGTTGAGGATAAGGCCATGGGAAAAGAGGAGATTAATGACAGCGTCTCCATGGTCCTCGATATGGTGGGCATACATGGGTACTCAAACCGTCTGATGTGCATCTTATCGGATGGATGCCCCGCCAATTTGCTGGCAAAAGTGACCGCTGCCAGGGAGTACGCAGTGAGCAAATTGATGGGACACGGAGTACCTAACGGTGCGCACGGATCACCTGGGCCGCATTACAAGGGAGGTGGGAAAGTTGAAGTTGCTGGTTCGCCGTGTCTGCTCTTATCCGGCGACATCCTTCACCACATTGCACTGGCTCAATAG
- the LOC26532715 gene encoding ras-related protein Rab-7a-like has protein sequence MATRKKSLLKVIILGDSSVGKTSLMNQYVNKRFSNQYKATIGADFCTKEVVVNDRVVTMQIWDTAGQERFQSLGVAFYRGADCCVLVYDVTAPNSFKNLDSWRDEFLIQASPRDPEHFPFVVLGNKVDLDNRQVSTRRAQQWCQSKNDIPYYETSAKEGINVEMAFQTIAKNALEQEAEAEVINDFPDQIILNSQNNRPGNPDNCQC, from the exons ATGGCCACCCGTAAGAAATCTTTGCTGAAAGTCATCATACTGGGCGACAGCAGTGTGGGCAAGACCTCACTCATGAATCAGTATGTGAACAAACGCTTCTCTAACCAATACAAAGCAACGATTGGCGCTGACTTCTGCACGAAAGAGGTGGTTGTCAACGACCGTGTGGTCACAATGCAG ATTTGGGATACAGCTGGTCAAGAACGCTTCCAGTCACTCGGCGTGGCTTTCTATCGCGGAGCTGACTGCTGTGTGCTCGTTTACGATGTGACGGCGCCTAACTCATTCAAGAATCTCGACTCCTGGCGCGACGAGTTCTTAATACAGGCCAGTCCACGTGATCCCGAGCATTTCCCCTTTGTTGTACTAGGCAACAAAGTGGACTTGGATAACCGCCAAGTGTCCACGCGCCGGGCACAACAATGGTGTCAATCCAAAAACGATATACCCTACTATGAAACCTCAGCCAAGGAGGGCATCAACGTGGAGATGGCGTTTCAGACTATTGCCAAGAATGCGTTGGAGCAGGAGGCAGAG GCTGAAGTTATCAACGATTTCCCCGATCAGATCATCTTGAATTCTCAAAATAATCGTCCAGGAAACCCTGACAACTGTCAGTGCTAa
- the LOC26533134 gene encoding UPF0692 protein CG33108-like, which yields MPHISDPPPPPPLPSNINKTTPVASPKDRPSVINISGDECAWAWEYPELQKGCYLSRVCQYIPPKQCQYYSVASILQVGPTCGLTAVSMLLNGNPTAAHILEDAIVQEYTINGEMFSAQYLYELTRRHLHGHGPGACQLHEGRLCCNKVTELLRAGGCLLVPYPFSKFLILSPLLRSFKNNLSAHNSTVCARSAANLRTCFVVFFSAIS from the exons ATGCCACACATCTCGGACCCGCCGCCTCCACCCCCACTACCATCAAATATTAACAAAACTACACCTGTGGCGTCACCGAAGGATCGCCCGTCGGTGATTAATATATCAGGAGACGAATGTGCATGGGCCTGGGAATATCCAGAGCTGCAAAAAGGATGCTACCTGAGCCGTGTGTGTCAATATATCCCACCAAAGCAATGCCAGTACTATTCCGTGGCCAGTATACTACAA GTGGGACCCACGTGTGGCTTGACTGCCGTAAGTATGCTGCTCAATGGAAACCCCACCGCTGCACACATTCTAGAAGATGCCATTGTACAGGAGTACACAATCAATGGGGAAATGTTCAGTGCTCAATATTTATACGAACTGACGCGCAGACATCTGCATGGACACGGACCCGGTGCGTGTCAATTGCACGAGGGTCGGCTCTGCTGTAACAAGGTCACAGAGCTCCTGCGAGCTGGTGGCTGCTTGCTTGTGCCGTATCCTTTTTCAAAATTCTTAATTTTAAGTCCTTTACTTCGGTCATTTAAAAACAATCTTTCCGCGCATAACAGCACAGTGTGTGCTCGCAGTGCTGCCAACCTGCGCACAtgttttgtggtattttttagtGCGATATCATAG
- the LOC6903902 gene encoding U6 snRNA-associated Sm-like protein LSm3 — translation MATEEEQLSQVILPVKEPLDLIRLSLDEKVYVKMRNERELRGRLHAFDQHLNMVLGDAEETVTTVEIDEETYEEVYKTTKRTIPMLFVRGDGVILVSPPMRVG, via the exons ATGGCCACCGAAGAGGAGCAG CTCAGCCAGGTAATTTTGCCGGTGAAGGAGCCGCTGGATCTAATTCGCCTGAGCCTAGATGAAAAGGTGTACGTGAAAATGCGCAACGAGCGGGAGCTGCGGGGGCGTCTACAT GCGTTCGATCAGCATCTGAATATGGTGCTGGGCGATGCAGAGGAGACCGTCACCACCGTGGAGATCGACGAAGAAACATACGAGGAGGTTTACAAAACCACAAAACGCACCATTCCCATGCTGTTTGTGCGAGGCGATGGCGTTATCCTGGTATCGCCACCCATGAGGGTAGGCTAG
- the LOC13036518 gene encoding UPF0692 protein CG33108-like, translating into MPHISDPPPPPPLPSNINKTTPVASPKDRPSVINISGDECAWAWEYPELQKGCYLSRVCQYIPPKQCQYYSVASILQVGPTCGLTAVSMLLNGNPTAAHILEDAIVQEYTINGEMFSAQYLYELTRRHLHGHGPGACQLHEGRLCCNKVTELLRAGGCLLVPYDADVNHAPCLKSGHRAHWALIVGYLVDAHDKFYVLARHGKTRNLAVWSLDELSESNANLREFGQPKGYPDLTFLQPPGGLGGSLGLKERAILINGLPQQILHVR; encoded by the exons ATGCCACACATCTCGGACCCGCCGCCTCCACCCCCACTACCATCAAATATTAACAAAACTACACCTGTGGCGTCACCGAAGGATCGCCCGTCGGTGATTAATATATCAGGAGACGAATGTGCATGGGCCTGGGAATATCCAGAGCTGCAAAAAGGATGCTACCTGAGCCGTGTGTGTCAATATATCCCACCAAAGCAATGCCAGTACTATTCCGTGGCCAGTATACTACAA GTGGGACCCACGTGTGGCTTGACTGCCGTAAGTATGCTGCTCAATGGAAACCCCACCGCTGCACACATTCTAGAAGATGCCATTGTACAGGAGTACACAATCAATGGGGAAATGTTCAGTGCTCAATATTTATACGAACTGACGCGCAGACATCTGCATGGACACGGACCCGGTGCGTGTCAATTGCACGAGGGTCGGCTCTGCTGTAACAAGGTCACAGAGCTCCTGCGAGCTGGTGGCTGCTTGCTTGTGCC TTACGATGCTGATGTCAATCATGCGCCTTGCCTAAAGTCTGGGCACCGTGCCCATTGGGCGCTCATTGTGGGCTACCTAGTGGATGCCCATGATAAG TTTTATGTCTTGGCACGTCATGGAAAGACTCGTAATTTAGCCGTCTGGTCCCTGGACGAGCTGAGCGAGAGCAACGCCAATCTGCGGGAGTTTGGCCAGCCCAAGGGATACCCGGACCTCACGTTCCTACAACCACCAGGCGGTCTAGGAGGCTCCCTGGGCCTCAAGGAGCGCGCCATCCTTATAAATGGTCTGCCACAGCAGATTCTTCATGTGCGATGA